The Arthrobacter sp. PM3 genome contains the following window.
GGCATGCTGCAGGCCTGCGTGCAGGTGCTCCGGGAGTGGGGCGCGGGGGACGCCCGGACCCCGGGCTGGTCCGGTGCCGGACGGCCGGCCGCGATCGTCAGCCTGCCCTCCCGGGGGAAACCGGCGCTCGTGGACTCCCTGGCCCGCGGGATCTCCGGGATCGGCCGGATCCCGTATCTTGGCCAGCTGCAGCTGCAGCACGGCGGCCCCACGGGCGGGCGCGGCGGCAACAGCGCCTACCGGCTCGCCGGCGTCTGGGACCGCCTGGCGGTGGGGCCGGAGCTGGAGGAGGCCCTGGCCGGACTCCACGGCCAGAGCGTGATGCTCATCGACGACCTCGTGGACAGCCGCTGGACCCTGACCGTAGCCGGGCGGGCCCTCAGGCTCGCCGGCGCCGGCGCCGTTCTGCCGCTGGCGCTTGGCCAGGCCGGCTGACCTCGGCGCCCGCGTGCCGGGGGAGGGCCAGGCTGTCCAGCGTGCTCAAGAGCATCAGGACGGCGATGGCCACGAACGCGGCCCGGTAAGGCGCGGCCGGATCACCGGCCGCCGCGCCGGCGGATCCGAGCACCTGGCTGCCCGCGTCAAAGAGCCGGAGCAGGAGCGCACCGACGGCGATCCCCGCCGCGGTGGCCAGTTGCACCAGGGTTGCCGAGACGGCGTTCGCTGAGGGCAGCTGGTCCGGGACGACGTCGGCGTACTGGACGGAGGCGTAGGCCGAGAAACCGATGGAGCGGAAGGCGCCGCTGGCCACCAGCAGCACGAAGATCAGCGCTTCGGGCGTGCCGGCGTCGAGCAGGGCGCACAGCGCAAAAGTCGCGGCCGAGGCCAGCGACGCGAACACCAGGACGGGCTTGAAACCGAACCGCCGGATGAGCGGGGTGGTCGCCGGCTTGATCCCGATGTTCCCCACGAACACGGCCGAGACCATCGCCCCGGCGCGCAGCGGGTCCCAGCCGAAGCCGGCCTGGAACATCAGCGGCAGCAGGAACGGCACGGCACTGATGGTCAGGCGGTACACGAAGCCGCCCGTGGCCGTCGCGCGGAAGGTCCGGGCGCCGAAGACGGACAGGTTGAACAACGGCGTGCTGGTCCGCCGCATCCAGGCCACGGCGGCGGCCAGGAACACCACGCCGGCCACGATCCCGGCGGCCGCCGCCAGCGCGGCGTCCCGGCCGCCCGTGAGTTCCAGGCCCACCAGCAGGGAACCCACCCCGAGGGTGGTGAGGGCCAGTCCCAGCCAGTCGAGGCGGCGCGTCCTGTCGCCGCCGACCGCCGGGACCAGGCGAAGCGCGGCGATGAACGCGGCCGCGCCCAGGGGCAGGTTGACCAGGAAGATCCAGTGCCAGGACAAGTAGCTTGTCAGGGCCCCGCCCACGAGCGGGGCCAGGACCGGTGCCAGCAGCCCGGGCCACACCAGGAACGCCGTCGCCCGCAGCAGGTCCTTCTTCGGGGTTCCGCGCAGCACCACCAGGGTTCCCACGGGCACCATCATGGCGCCGCCGGCGCCCTGCAGGATCCGGCTCAGGGTCAGCATGGTGAGGTCCTGGCTGAGCGCGCACAGCAGGGACGCGGCGGTGAAGACCGCGATCGCCAGGCAGAACACCCGGCGCGCCCCCAACCGCTCGGCAAGCCAGCTGCTGAGCGGGATGCCCATCGCCACGGTCATCAGGTAGGCGGTCATGGTGATGTTGACGTCGGCGGCCGGCACCGAGAAATCGGCGGCGATACTCGGAATGGCCGTGGTCAGGACGGTCCCGTCGAGGAACTCCATGAAGAACGTGGCGGCCACCAGGAGGGCCAGCCGCGGGCTCCAGCTGCCCTCAGCCGGGACAGTGCCGCGCGGGGAGGCATTCATGCGCACGTCTCCACGGCCCGGCTCACTCATGGCGGAGGGACAAGTCGGATTCCAGGACGGCCATGGCGGCGTTCTGCCCGCCGATTGCACTGACGGCTCCGCCGCGCCGGGCACCGGACCCGCAGAGCAGGATCTGCGGATCGTCCGTGGCCACGCCCCAGCGGCGTGCCGGCGTGTCCAGCCGGTCGCCGTCCTCAACAAACGGCCAGTCGAGGCCGCCGTGGAAAATGTTGCCCCTCGGCATCCCGACGGCGCGCTCGATGTCCAGGGTGGTCTTGGTTTCGATGCAGGGGCGCCCGGCCGGATCGGTCAGGAGCAGCTCCTGGACGGGCTCGGCCAGGACACTGTTCAGGGACGCCAGCACCGCGTCCTGCAGCTCCGCGCGCCGGTCCTCGTTGTTCTCCGCCGTGACCAGCCGGTCCGGGACGTGCAGGCCGAACACCGTGAGCGTCTGGGCCCCGGCCGCCTGCAGTTCCGGGGACAGGATGCTGGGATCGGTCAGCGAATGGCAGTAGATCTCGCACGGCAGCGGCGAGGGCACGGTGCCGGCGGCTGCGGTGAGGTAGGCGTCGTCGAGCTGGGACCAGGTCTCGTTGATGTGGAACGTGCCGCCGAAGGCCGCCTCCGGGCTGACGGAGCCGTCCAGCAGCCGGGGAAGCCGCTTGAGCAGCAGGTTGACCTTGACCTGCGCGCCCTCGCGGCGGTGGTTGGGATTTTCCGGCGGGGTGCTGCGGGACCGCAGCCGGTCCAGGACGGCCGGTGCCACATTGGAGAGAATCCACCGGGCCGTGGCCGTGTGGTCCTGCCCGCCGTGACGGTAGTCCACGGTGCCGCCGGGCCGGACGGCCGTGACGTCCGCCGAGGTCAGGATGGTCGCACCGGCGTCGCGGGCGGCCCGCTCCAGCTCGCCCGAGACCGCGCCCATCCCGCCGACCGGCACGTCCCAGTCGCCCGTCCCTCCGCCGATCAGGTGGTAGAGGAAGCAGATGTTCTGTTGCAGGTCTTCGTCACCGGCCCGGGCGAAGGTGCCGATCAGCGCATCGGTCAGGACCACGCCGCGGACCAGGTCGCTTTGCAGGTCCTTGCTGATCGCCTGCCCGATCGGACGTTCGATCATGGCCTCCCACGC
Protein-coding sequences here:
- a CDS encoding MFS transporter, with the translated sequence MNASPRGTVPAEGSWSPRLALLVAATFFMEFLDGTVLTTAIPSIAADFSVPAADVNITMTAYLMTVAMGIPLSSWLAERLGARRVFCLAIAVFTAASLLCALSQDLTMLTLSRILQGAGGAMMVPVGTLVVLRGTPKKDLLRATAFLVWPGLLAPVLAPLVGGALTSYLSWHWIFLVNLPLGAAAFIAALRLVPAVGGDRTRRLDWLGLALTTLGVGSLLVGLELTGGRDAALAAAAGIVAGVVFLAAAVAWMRRTSTPLFNLSVFGARTFRATATGGFVYRLTISAVPFLLPLMFQAGFGWDPLRAGAMVSAVFVGNIGIKPATTPLIRRFGFKPVLVFASLASAATFALCALLDAGTPEALIFVLLVASGAFRSIGFSAYASVQYADVVPDQLPSANAVSATLVQLATAAGIAVGALLLRLFDAGSQVLGSAGAAAGDPAAPYRAAFVAIAVLMLLSTLDSLALPRHAGAEVSRPGQAPAAERRRRRRA
- a CDS encoding NAD(P)/FAD-dependent oxidoreductase: MPSNKEFDAIIVGGGHNGLAAAAYLARAGRDVLVLEKLDHPGGAAVSAQAFDGVDARLSRYSYLVSLLPQQVIDDLGLNIELARRRYSSYTPDPRDGSRGLLIDNGDEAATAASFASVGAPDGEFRAFTGFYASCRQLTETLWPTLTAPLPTRSEARSLAARAGAAAAWEAMIERPIGQAISKDLQSDLVRGVVLTDALIGTFARAGDEDLQQNICFLYHLIGGGTGDWDVPVGGMGAVSGELERAARDAGATILTSADVTAVRPGGTVDYRHGGQDHTATARWILSNVAPAVLDRLRSRSTPPENPNHRREGAQVKVNLLLKRLPRLLDGSVSPEAAFGGTFHINETWSQLDDAYLTAAAGTVPSPLPCEIYCHSLTDPSILSPELQAAGAQTLTVFGLHVPDRLVTAENNEDRRAELQDAVLASLNSVLAEPVQELLLTDPAGRPCIETKTTLDIERAVGMPRGNIFHGGLDWPFVEDGDRLDTPARRWGVATDDPQILLCGSGARRGGAVSAIGGQNAAMAVLESDLSLRHE